One window of the Agrobacterium larrymoorei genome contains the following:
- a CDS encoding site-specific integrase — MATIRKLRGRWQAQVRRRGMKPRCKSFDTKLEAEKWARDLESRVDRFGAAPDTKILESTTLGQLLERYQREVSPLKRGSVQEIQRIDVLRRHDLSYRTMIGLSQQEIASFRDERLRSVAPSTTVRELAILSHVLEVAMRDWGLPLSKNVVKSVRRPVIRNERSRRLTINEEQRLLDACDTGKIPFLRTLLIIAIETGMRRGELLGLKWSDFSHNRRVLSLTLTKNGSSREVPLSQRAFEALIVWSEHPNVDQSTIFPMRAGTLEQAWRRLLNRSGVTALRFHDLRHEGVSRLFERGLNVIEVSSISGHKELRMLKRYTHLSADDLVARLG; from the coding sequence ATGGCCACGATCAGAAAACTCAGGGGACGCTGGCAAGCACAGGTTCGTCGTCGTGGCATGAAGCCCCGTTGCAAATCGTTCGACACGAAGCTCGAAGCTGAAAAGTGGGCGCGTGATCTGGAATCCCGTGTAGATCGGTTCGGCGCTGCACCTGATACGAAAATCCTAGAAAGCACAACACTCGGGCAGCTTCTTGAACGCTATCAGCGGGAAGTCTCTCCTTTGAAACGCGGCTCCGTCCAAGAGATTCAGCGTATTGATGTGCTGCGTCGTCATGATCTCTCTTACCGGACGATGATCGGGCTCAGCCAGCAGGAGATCGCGTCCTTCCGTGACGAGCGCCTTCGATCAGTAGCTCCATCTACCACCGTGCGGGAGCTTGCCATTCTTAGTCACGTTCTCGAGGTTGCAATGCGTGATTGGGGTCTGCCATTATCAAAGAACGTGGTGAAGTCGGTGCGTCGTCCGGTAATACGGAACGAGCGCAGCCGCCGTCTTACGATCAATGAAGAGCAGCGCCTGCTGGACGCTTGTGATACCGGGAAGATACCTTTCCTCCGCACGCTACTCATCATCGCCATCGAAACTGGAATGCGCCGCGGTGAGCTGCTCGGACTCAAGTGGAGCGACTTCTCACATAACCGTCGAGTGCTGTCCCTTACGCTTACCAAGAACGGTTCCAGTCGTGAGGTTCCTCTGTCTCAGCGTGCATTTGAAGCACTGATCGTTTGGAGCGAGCATCCAAACGTAGATCAATCTACCATTTTTCCAATGCGTGCAGGGACGCTTGAGCAGGCATGGAGACGGCTTTTGAACCGCTCCGGTGTGACAGCACTACGCTTCCACGATCTCCGGCACGAAGGCGTTAGCCGCCTCTTCGAACGTGGTCTAAATGTAATAGAGGTGAGCAGCATCTCCGGACATAAAGAGCTTCGAATGCTGAAGCGCTATACGCATTTGAGCGCTGACGATCTGGTTGCTCGCCTCGGATAG
- a CDS encoding PAS domain-containing sensor histidine kinase, giving the protein MHYVSGGECGRIFREFDWDSNPLGPKDAWPVELKVLVNVMLGSLQPMLIVWGPQQITLYNDGYALMCGNRHPDAFGKPFQDLWFDIWDKVEPIISAAYAGQGTSMDDIEFTMYRKGYAEETHFAFSYTPVRDHSGTVLGMFCACSEITGEVLLRREQKLQQERLRQVFELSPGGIATLIGPDHIFEFANEECYSIIGAGRDVIGKPLAEALSEVVRQGHIEKIDEVYKTGQPFVARGQPIELNRGPGGEKQDRLIDLVYQPMRDAVGDIFGILVQAQDVTERLAEERHKELVAHELGHRLKNQLAMVQAIASQTLRSAPDMTVARQTLAERINILSRAHDTVIQGGLGSSTVRNLVGQMLAVHEDPNEPRFSVDGPEIHVGSRPALSLSLILHELATNAVKYGALSTPDGKIEISWRVVDGDRETFEFLWQEKNGPPVCSPDREGAGSRLIKAGISGVSSSKVMVLYEPSGLQCKVVADLRTFQQDH; this is encoded by the coding sequence TTGCACTATGTCAGCGGCGGCGAATGTGGGCGGATCTTTCGCGAGTTTGACTGGGACAGCAACCCCCTTGGACCAAAGGACGCATGGCCCGTCGAACTGAAGGTGCTGGTCAATGTCATGCTGGGCTCGCTTCAGCCCATGCTGATTGTCTGGGGTCCACAGCAGATCACGCTTTATAATGATGGCTATGCGCTCATGTGCGGTAACCGTCATCCGGACGCCTTCGGAAAGCCGTTTCAGGATCTGTGGTTCGACATCTGGGACAAGGTCGAGCCCATCATCAGTGCAGCCTATGCTGGTCAGGGCACCTCGATGGATGACATCGAGTTCACGATGTATCGCAAGGGTTATGCGGAGGAAACGCATTTTGCCTTTTCTTATACGCCGGTCCGTGATCATTCAGGGACTGTGCTTGGCATGTTCTGCGCGTGCTCGGAAATCACCGGCGAGGTGCTGTTGCGGCGTGAGCAGAAGCTGCAGCAAGAGCGCCTGCGACAGGTCTTCGAGCTCTCTCCCGGCGGTATTGCCACATTGATCGGCCCCGACCACATCTTCGAGTTTGCCAATGAGGAGTGCTACTCCATCATCGGTGCCGGGCGTGATGTTATCGGGAAGCCTCTTGCCGAGGCGCTTTCGGAAGTGGTGCGGCAGGGGCATATCGAAAAGATCGATGAGGTCTACAAGACCGGACAACCCTTTGTCGCGAGAGGTCAGCCGATCGAACTGAACCGTGGACCGGGTGGCGAAAAGCAGGACCGATTGATCGATCTGGTCTATCAGCCGATGCGCGATGCCGTGGGCGATATTTTCGGGATACTGGTTCAGGCGCAGGATGTGACCGAGCGCCTGGCCGAAGAGCGGCACAAGGAACTGGTGGCGCATGAACTGGGGCATCGCCTGAAAAACCAGCTTGCCATGGTTCAGGCTATAGCATCGCAAACCTTGCGATCGGCACCGGATATGACTGTGGCGCGACAGACCCTCGCCGAGCGCATCAATATCTTAAGCCGCGCCCATGATACGGTGATTCAAGGAGGACTTGGCTCCTCGACGGTGCGTAATCTTGTCGGGCAGATGCTGGCGGTCCATGAAGACCCGAACGAGCCTCGCTTCAGTGTGGATGGGCCGGAGATCCACGTCGGCTCCCGTCCGGCGCTGTCGCTTTCCCTTATTCTGCACGAGTTAGCCACCAATGCGGTGAAATATGGGGCACTTTCAACGCCGGACGGCAAGATCGAGATTTCGTGGCGCGTCGTTGACGGTGACCGGGAGACATTCGAATTCTTGTGGCAGGAAAAAAATGGTCCACCTGTGTGTTCGCCAGACCGCGAAGGGGCGGGCTCTCGATTGATCAAGGCCGGCATATCTGGTGTCTCAAGCAGCAAGGTCATGGTTCTCTATGAGCCGAGCGGTCTTCAGTGCAAGGTTGTGGCCGATCTTCGCACTTTCCAGCAGGATCATTGA
- a CDS encoding aldo/keto reductase: MQNRTLGRTGLSVAPIVFGGNVFGWTADEKTSFQLLDAFFDAGFNAIDTADVYSAWVPGHQGGESETIIGKWLKSGSVKRDDAVIITKVGFDNNERKTGLSANWIATAVENSLRRLQTDYIDLYLAHKPDDAVPLEETLGAFARLKEAGKVRAIGCSNYDAEQLQASLEVAEKTGLDRFDVLQPEYNLLTRDKFEGPLADLCAREEISVINYYSLAAGFLTGKYRIKADTEGVARSYRVANYLDPRGLAILGAMDTIAAETGARHADIALAWLLAKPSVTAPIASATSLSQLESFKRAVNLRLSDDMMRLLDEAGA; this comes from the coding sequence ATGCAGAACCGAACACTTGGCCGCACCGGCCTTTCCGTCGCGCCTATCGTCTTCGGTGGCAACGTCTTTGGCTGGACCGCAGACGAGAAGACCTCCTTTCAACTGCTGGACGCCTTCTTCGATGCCGGCTTCAACGCTATCGACACCGCAGACGTCTACTCCGCCTGGGTCCCCGGTCATCAGGGTGGAGAGTCCGAAACGATTATCGGCAAGTGGCTGAAGAGCGGCTCCGTGAAGCGCGACGATGCCGTTATCATCACCAAGGTCGGCTTCGACAATAATGAGCGCAAGACGGGACTGAGCGCCAACTGGATCGCCACGGCCGTCGAAAATTCTCTCCGTCGGCTGCAGACCGACTATATCGACCTCTATCTTGCCCATAAGCCGGACGATGCCGTGCCTCTGGAGGAAACGCTTGGCGCCTTCGCCCGACTGAAAGAGGCCGGCAAGGTCAGAGCCATCGGTTGCTCCAACTATGACGCTGAGCAACTCCAGGCCTCACTCGAAGTCGCCGAAAAGACGGGACTTGATCGCTTCGATGTTCTTCAACCGGAATACAATCTCTTAACCCGCGACAAGTTTGAAGGGCCACTGGCTGACCTATGCGCCCGCGAAGAGATCAGTGTCATCAATTACTACAGCCTCGCTGCGGGTTTCTTGACCGGCAAATACCGCATCAAAGCCGATACCGAAGGCGTCGCTCGCTCTTACCGTGTCGCAAATTACCTCGATCCGCGTGGGCTTGCCATTCTGGGTGCTATGGACACGATTGCGGCGGAGACCGGTGCCAGACATGCCGATATTGCGCTGGCCTGGCTGTTGGCGAAACCATCCGTGACGGCACCGATCGCCAGCGCCACCAGCCTGTCGCAGCTGGAGAGTTTCAAGCGCGCGGTCAACCTTCGCTTGAGCGATGACATGATGCGGCTGTTGGACGAAGCAGGAGCCTGA
- a CDS encoding GNAT family N-acetyltransferase produces MTLTIRDAASNDRDDWLRLWKAYLEFYKVDLPDDVTDHTWEKLLDPASRLSIRLAVLDGTVAGFAIHHFHESTWAKTPDCYLEDLFVDGAIRGKGIGRALIEDLIRICHENGWSRLYWHTDEDNHRAQALYDSYVKSDGHIRYRLKF; encoded by the coding sequence ATGACACTGACGATCCGTGATGCCGCCAGCAATGACCGGGATGATTGGCTCCGCCTGTGGAAGGCCTACCTCGAATTTTACAAGGTCGATCTGCCAGACGACGTGACCGATCATACCTGGGAAAAGTTGTTGGACCCGGCATCGCGGCTTTCCATCCGACTTGCCGTTCTGGACGGCACGGTCGCAGGCTTCGCCATCCACCATTTTCACGAATCCACCTGGGCGAAGACGCCGGACTGTTACCTCGAAGATCTCTTTGTCGATGGCGCGATCCGCGGCAAGGGCATCGGTCGTGCGCTGATTGAGGATCTCATCCGCATCTGTCACGAAAATGGATGGTCGCGGCTCTACTGGCATACGGATGAAGACAATCACCGTGCACAAGCGCTCTATGACAGCTACGTGAAGAGCGATGGCCATATTCGCTACAGGCTTAAATTCTAG